In Helianthus annuus cultivar XRQ/B chromosome 9, HanXRQr2.0-SUNRISE, whole genome shotgun sequence, the following are encoded in one genomic region:
- the LOC110875319 gene encoding uncharacterized protein LOC110875319 yields the protein MSKEDEEKTAFHTDVGIFCYTKMPFGLRNAGATYQRLMDKVFETQIGRNLEVYVDDLVIKSSEEKQMLADIEETFQRLREYNIKLNPKKCSFGVEEGKFLGVVVTRDGFKANPEKITAISRMPSPRTLKEAQALNGRLVAINRFLARHAEKSLPFIKTLKDCLDKKNFKWTGEAERALQEMKRFIERLPTLTAPRHGEVLKMYLAAAHTAVSAVLMVEREGKQTPIYYISRVLAGPETRYPTLEKLVLALVHATRRLRRYFQAHRVQILTNYPLQQVLHKPEVSGRLAKWAIELGALDIEYQKRTAVKGQVIADFLAEIPEGEIVTDPVIQDIPETSTARQTWKLYTDGSSSGKGSGAGLMLISPDQIRLMYALRFDFECSNNEAEYEALLAGLRMAKSMGAARVDAYVDSLLVNNQVNETYEAKDEAMAKYLAKTKELMNSFDKVTLNHVHRGKNQIADALSKLATSGMEREVKVETLQTPSIEPRSVSAVTIEEPCWYTPILLFLKTGELPPAKGEARKVQTKALQYEVNDGVLYRKSYLGPLLRCVSTVEAKYLVSEIHEGICGIHAGPRAVVAKIHSAGYYWPRMHEDAVRELRRCLSCQKFAPQTIRPKNSLVPVTSAWPFQKWAVDIVGPFPPAPGKLRYLIVAVDYFTKWVEAKPLAKITAENAKKFLWEHIVCRFGLPLYLVSDNGTQFTDRIFQEWCADLHIQQIFTSVAHPQGNGQVERTNRSLLEGIKKRLGHEGSSWVEELPHVLWAHRTMPKTSNNETPFSLTYGMEAMIPAEAGLPSLRRLKVNNNNDQSLRESLDLLEERREAAAISEARYKKALEKYYNKRVAKLSFKVGDYVMRDNEASRMEPAGKLGPNWEGPYVIQEDLGKGAYRLSRLDGTPVPRSWNIAQLKKCYL from the coding sequence ATGtccaaagaagatgaagagaaaacAGCCTTCCACACTGACGTTGGCATCTTTTGTTATACCAAAATGCCTTTTGGGCTACGGAATGCAGGTGCTACCTATCAGAGGCTCATGGACAAAGTGTTCGAAACACAGATCGGGCGAAACTTGGAAGTCTATGTAGACGACTTGGTAATAAAGAGCAGCGAAGAAAAACAAATGTTGGCAGATATAGAGGAAACTTTCCAGCGGCTCAGAGAGTACAACATAAAGTTGAACCCAAAAAAGTGTTCTTTTGGGGTGGAAGAGGGGAAATTTCTGGGGGTAGTAGTCACCCGCGACGGCTTTAAAGCTAACCCAGAAAAAATAACCGCCATATCGCGAATGCCTTCCCCCCGAACGCTGAAGGAAGCTCAAGCCCTAAATGGACGACTGGTAGCAATCAACAGGTTCCTAGCAAGGCATGCTGAAAAATCATTGCCATTCATAAAAACGCTAAAAGATTGCCTCGACAAAAAGAATTTCAAATGGACCGGCGAAGCGGAACGAGCTCTGCAGGAGATGAAACGCTTCATAGAAAGGCTGCCCACGCTGACCGCACCTAGACACGGTGAAGTGCTAAAAATGTATCTAGCAGCGGCCCACACAGCAGTAAGCGCCGTGCTCATGGTTGAACGGGAAGGAAAACAAACGCCAATATACTACATAAGCCGGGTGTTAGCAGGGCCTGAAACGCGCTACCCTACGCTGGAAAAGCTGGTTTTAGCATTGGTACACGCCACGAGGCGATTAAGAAGGTACTTTCAGGCACACCGTGTACAGATCTTAACTAACTATCCGCTACAGCAGGTCCTGCACAAACCGGAGGTCTCGGGTAGGTTGGCCAAGTGGGCTATCGAGCTGGGAGCCCTAGATATCGAATATCAGAAACGAACGGCGGTTAAGGGGCAAGTAATTGCTGATTTCTTAGCCGAAATACCGGAAGGAGAGATAGTTACGGACCCGGTCATCCAAGATATACCAGAGACCAGCACAGCGAGGCAGACTTGGAAGTTGTACACAGATGGATCATCCAGTGGAAAGGGATCCGGGGCAGGTCTGATGCTGATAAGTCCGGACCAAATCAGGCTAATGTACGCTTTACGTTTTGACTTCGAGTGCTCTAACAACGAGGCGGAATACGAGGCGTTACTGGCAGGGTTGCGAATGGCAAAATCCATGGGGGCAGCCAGGGTAGACGCGTACGTCGACTcgctgctggtcaacaatcaagtcAACGAAACATATGAAGCAAAAGACGAGGCAATGGCAAAATATCTGGCAAAAACCAAAGAGCTCATGAATTCTTTCGACAAAGTCACACTTAACCACGTGCACAGAGGGAAGAATCAGATAGCGGACGCCTTAAGCAAACTCGCCACCTCCGGCATGGAGAGGGAAGTCAAAGTTGAAACATTACAGACACCCTCAATCGAACCACGGAGCGTTTCCGCTGTCACAATAGAAGAACCCTGTTGGTATACCCCGATCCTACTTTTTCTTAAAACAGGCGAGCTGCCCCCCGCCAAGGGCGAAGCACGAAAGGTACAAACGAAAGCGCTGCAATATGAAGTCAACGATGGTGTCCTGTATCGAAAATCTTACTTGGGTCCGCTGCTGCGATGTGTTTCCACGGTAGAAGCGAAATACCTCGTCAGCGAAATACATGAGGGTATATGCGGTATACACGCCGGGCCTCGAGCAGTGGTCGCCAAAATTCATAGCGCGGGGTACTACTGGCCCAGGATGCACGAAGACGCTGTCAGAGAATTGCGACGATGCCTCAGCTGTCAGAAGTTCGCCCCTCAAACAATTCGGCCCAAAAATAGCCTGGTACCAGTGACATCAGCATGGCCTTTTCAGAAATGGGCTGTAGATATcgtgggacctttcccaccaGCTCCCGGGAAATTAAGATATTTAAtcgtggcggttgattacttcaccaaatgggtggaagcGAAACCTTTGGCTAAGATAACGGcggaaaacgccaaaaagtttctCTGGGAACACATTGTATGCAGGTTTGGCTTACCACTCTACCTGGTGAGTGACAATGGGACGCAGTTCACGGATAGAATTTTCCAGGAATGGTGCGCCGACCTCCACATTCAGCAGATCTTCACATCGGTAGCACACCCACAGGGTAACGGACAGGTGGAGCGGACGAACAGGAGCTTGCTAGAGGGTATCAAAAAGCGGCTAGGACACGAGGGAAGCTCGTGGGTGGAGGAGTTGCCACATGTCCTTTGGGCGCATCGAACAATGCCCAAGACTAGCAACAACGAAACCCCATTCAGCCTTACCTATGGAATGGAGGCGATGATACCTGCTGAAGCAGGGTTGCCGTCGTTACGCCGCCTCAAGGTAAACAACAACAATGATCAATCGCTGAGAGAGAGCCTAGATTTGTTGGAAGAGAGGCGCGAGGCGGCCGCTATCAGCGAGGCGCGATACAAAAAAGCTCTGGAAAAATATTACAACAAACGGGTGGCCAAACTAAGTTTCAAGGTAGGCGATTACGTCATGCGCGATAATGAAGCAAGTCGAATGGAACCGGCGGGAAAACTGGGCCCCAACTGGGAAGGCCCCTATGTCATACAAGAAGAcctgggcaaaggggcctatCGCCTGTCCCGATTAGATGGCACGCCGGTCCCGCGCAGTTGGAACATCGCCCAGCTGAAGAAATGCTATTTGTAA
- the LOC110875318 gene encoding uncharacterized protein LOC110875318 — protein MASDQNMAGQRLTNNNLALGAGSGTTPLSSPAVTRSLDPEFEAEGPPPGFDNITTVSSQAVVTNPFLYMPSQTPPGRMEGTGGSTSAPGTAVFSQTSRLYSTPVITSASPSILVSETNTPQYYQPLVSNPMPPLYSAALTAALSTPPHQPVIMPTGIMNAPVTPGNQMYFPGYCYAPPFGYLPSYGGTAYPPQGTTQGSSQSPYAAYMPPWWNFPTPQPMYTQAPTEPVHNRENAVRPRLTPLENSGLGTGPAPGVNIPPTQPVNVEDDELTKPYKPVDATFRSKFTRRIAEAPIKEKPKMPQTVGKYDGLTDPDDHLNLFKSAGEVACWPMPLWCKMFVQTLVEAARVWWDSLPTGEIDSFEDLESKFILQFSQQRRHTKDRNELLHIRRRDNETVENFIIRFNKESLAIPGVTNDLACGAFLQGVNDDELLRTLHGRDGVPPTIDEILRIAKVYVIQEKAVAASHAANRKKEALKNQEEKDNRGSKSKHRGDRYQRNDKDSRYDRHRSSYSRNETSKPRSEYPNLSKTPAEILASENLRLNPPKPLKDNPNKDTSKYCEYHKGSGHDTNDCFQLKKQIEYFVKSGKLAHLVRDIKQGPPVVKEENDKAAGKRPRELNMVHAGIKRGAKRSFSTLEPWMLATMTIEPRMEDLHLTTDALIISAAVGDYRMRRILVDTGSSEDIIYEHCFDRMQPEDKKLLESVHAPIKGFTGEKVDPIGQITFPVTFGQAPKERTILLTFLVVRAESYHNVIIGRFTLGKLDAIVSTARGFMKFPTPQGIATVFCDRIGEILDTKRCRQGPAGATGPERWVLSTRHPDQMVTIGDTLSPEVKSDLKQLLKRNADIFAFEHADMTGVPRDKAEHKLATLPGIKPVAQGKRSMAPDRRAAVVKEVRKLVEAGILRETQYHTWVSNPVMVKKPDGTWRMCIDFKDLNKACPKDAYPLPEIDLKVDSLVPY, from the coding sequence ATGGCAAGTGATCAGAACATGGCTGGTCAAAGGTTGACAAATAATAACTTGGCGCTGGGGGCGGGAAGCGGAACCACCCCACTATCGTCCCCGGCCGTTACCAGATCGTTAGATCCAGAGTTCGAGGCAGAAGGGCCGCCACCGGGGTTTGATAATATCACCACCGTCTCTTCACAGGCCGTGGTTACAAACCCTTTCCTCTATATGCCCTCACAAACACCACCTGGGAGGATGGAGGGGACAGGCGGTAGCACCTCTGCCCCAGGGACTGCTGTCTTCTCACAGACTTCGCGCCTTTACTCCACTCCAGTCATCACCTCGGCGAGTCCCAGTATCTTAGTATCTGAAACCAATACTCCCCAATACTACCAACCGTTGGTCTCCAATCCAATGCCACCGCTGTATTCAGCCGCACTTACGGCGGCGTTATCTACCCCACCTCATCAGCCGGTCATCATGCCAACCGGAATAATGAATGCCCCTGTTACACCAGGAAACCAAATGTATTTCCCGGGGTATTGCTACGCGCCCCCTTTTGGGTATCTACCCTCATACGGGGGAACAGCTTATCCGCCTCAGGGAACAACACAAGGAAGCTCTCAATCGCCATACGCGGCCTACATGCCGCCGTGGTGGAACTTTCCGACGCCACAGCCAATGTATACCCAAGCGCCAACTGAACCCGTGCACAACAGAGAAAATGCGGTCAGACCCCGGTTGACTCCTTTGGAAAACTCCGGTCTAGGAACAGGTCCCGCCCCGGGTGTGAACATCCCACCTACACAGCCAGTGAATGTAGAAGATGACGAGTTAACCAAGCCGTACAAGCCAGTAGATGCAACATTCCGATCCAAATTCACGCGTAGGATCGCTGAAGCCCCTATCAAAGAAAAACCGAAGATGCCCCAAACAGTCGGCAAGTACGATGGCCTCACTGACCCGGACGATCATCTTAATTTATTTAAGAGCGCGGGTGAAGTGGCCTGCTGGCCCATGCCCCTATGGTGCAAAATGTTCGTACAAACTTTAGTGGAAGCGGCACGAGTATGGTGGGACAGCCTTCCCACGGGTGAAATAGATAGTTTTGAAGATTTGGAATCAAAGTTCATCCTACAGTTCAGTCAACAGCGCCGACACACAAAAGATAGGAACGAACTACTCCATATCCGTCGTCGAGACAATGAGACGGTGGaaaatttcatcatcagattcaacAAAGAAAGCCTGGCGATACCAGGCGTCACCAACGATTTGGCATGTGGAGCTTTCCTCCAAGGGGTTAATGATGACGAGTTACTGAGAACGTTGCATGGAAGGGACGGGGTACCCCCGACCATAGACGAGATACTGCGGATAGCCAAAGTATACGTTATACAGGAAAAAGCGGTAGCGGCCAGCCACGCGGCTAACAGAAAGAAAGAAGCCCTGAAGAACCAGGAGGAAAAAGATAACCGGGGGTCCAAGAGCAAGCACAGGGGAGACCGATATCAGCGAAATGACAAAGACTCGCGGTATGATAGACACCGGAGCTCCTACTCAAGGAATGAGACGTCAAAACCTCGGTCTGAATATCCCAATCTAAGCAAGACCCCGGCAGAAATTCTCGCCTCAGAAAACCTCAGGCTCAATCCACCAAAACCACTAAAAGACAACCCGAACAAAGATACGAGCAAATACTGCGAGTATCACAAGGGGAGCGGACACGACACTAACGATTGTTTCCAGCTTAAGAAACAGATCGAATATTTCGTGAAGTCAGGAAAATTAGCACACCTAGTGCGAGATATCAAGCAGGGCCCGCCCGTGGTCAAGGAGGAGAACGATAAGGCGGCAGGAAAAAGGCCGCGCGAGTTGAACATGGTTCATGCCGGTATAAAAAGAGGGGCGAAGCGGAGTTTCTCCACGCTCGAACCTTGGATGTTGGCAACAATGACTATCGAACCACGAATGGAAGATTTACATCTCACCACGGACGCCCTGATCATTTCTGCGGCGGTAGGAGATTACCGTATGAGGCGAATCCTGGTCGACACCGGAAGCTCGGAAGATATCATCTACGAGCATTGCTTCGATAGAATGCAACCAGAGGATAAAAAGCTGCTCGAATCAGTACATGCTCCTATTAAGGGTTTCACAGGAGAAAAGGTGGATCCTATTGGTCAAATCACCTTCCCGGTAACTTTCGGGCAAGCACCCAAAGAAAGAACAATACTACTAACTTTCCTCGTGGTCCGCGCCGAGTCATACCACAATGTGATTATCGGAAGGTTCACCTTGGGAAAGTTAGATGCCATAGTCTCCACGGCGAGAGGTTTTATGAAGTTTCCAACACCGCAAGGTATTGCTACCGTATTTTGCGACAGAATTGGAGAAATATTGGATACCAAACGATGTCGCCAAGGGCCCGCGGGGGCCACAGGACCAGAAAGGTGGGTATTGAGCACACGCCACCCGGACCAAATGGTCACCATCGGCGACACTCTGTCCCCAGAAGTAAAAAGCGATTTGAAACAATTGCTAAAAAGAAACGCAGACATTTTCGCTTTCGAGCACGCTGATATGACGGGAGTCCCTCGCGATAAAGCGGAACATAAACTCGCCACGCTCCCAGGCATTAAGCCAGTCGCCCAGGGTAAACGCAGCATGGCCCCGGATCGCCGGGCAGCGGTCGTTAAGGAAGTACGCAAGTTAGTGGAAGCTGGAATCCTCAGGGAAACACAGTACCATACTTGGGTGTCTAACCCGGTCATGGTTAAGAAACCCGATGGCACATGGCGGATGTGTATCGACTTCAAAGATCTGAACAAGGCGTGTCCAAAAGACGCATACCCGTTGCCTGAGATTGATTTAAAGGTTGACTCCCTGGTGCCGTATTGA
- the LOC110875317 gene encoding probable protein phosphatase 2C 51 produces MASKMLLEYFTLHASFLLDTTFSFLSNISKGMLPNKGGHGYASQMPGEHLGDYALHTGRIKFTLSKIFSEDFHLEILKESLLKAIDDIDAGFGKEASGYNLNSGSTAAVILIADNQILAANVGDSKAFLCSEMFQSPHEAKATLLRLYEKRRREGASIRMKDYRNVKLGGLPHFVAKELTMDHHPDRVDERSRVEAAGGYVSEWAGVSRVNGHLAVSRSIGDLPFKSFGVISVPEVTDWQPLTANDSYLVAVSDGVLEKLGTQDVCDLLWDLHTPAPLELQYSPSCSYSLADCIVDTALERGSMDNVAASGEA; encoded by the coding sequence ATGGCTTCAAAAATGTTATTGGAGTATTTCACACTCCatgcttcttttcttttggataCCACATTTTCTTTTTTGTCCAACATATCAAAGGGAATGTTGCCAAATAAGGGGGGACATGGTTATGCCTCTCAAATGCCTGGTGAGCATCTTGGTGATTATGCGCTGCATACCGGAAGGATTAAGTTTACATTGTCAAAAATATTTAGTGAAGATTTCCACTTGGAAATCTTGAAAGAATCTTTGTTGAAGGCGATTGATGATATTGATGCCGGATTTGGTAAGGAAGCTTCTGGATACAACCTAAACTCTGGTTCTACTGCAGCGGTTATATTAATCGCAGATAATCAAATTTTAGCTGCGAATGTTGGAGACTCAAAGGCTTTCCTATGCTCTGAGATGTTTCAATCTCCTCATGAGGCTAAAGCTACGTTATTGAGATTGTATGAAAAGAGAAGACGTGAGGGTGCTTCTATACGCATGAAAGATTATAGAAATGTTAAATTGGGGGGCTTGCCCCATTTTGTTGCGAAAGAGTTAACAATGGACCACCATCCCGACAGGGTTGATGAAAGATCTCGAGTAGAAGCAGCTGGCGGTTATGTCTCTGAATGGGCTGGTGTATCGCGAGTCAATGGTCACTTGGCTGTTTCACGTTCTATTGGTGATTTGCCCTTTAAAAGCTTTGGTGTTATATCTGTTCCTGAGGTGACCGATTGGCAACCTTTGACGGCTAATGATAGTTATTTGGTGGCTGTTTCTGATGGTGTTCTTGAAAAGCTGGGCACACAGGATGTATGTGATCTATTATGGGACTTACATACTCCCGCCCCCTTGGAATTGCAATACAGTCCTTCATGTTCATACTCATTAGCCGATTGCATTGTTGATACCGCTCTTGAAAGAGGAAGTATGGATAATGTGGCagccagtggcgaagcttga